The window CAACCGGCCGACGGTGTGGCTGGACAACGGGGTACGGAAGATCACGTGGCCGACGACACGGCTCTCGGTGGTCCGGATCGGCGGTGCCAAGCCGCGTGACCTGGTGCTGGTCCGGGGCATCGAACCGTCCATGCGGTGGCGGTCGTTCTGCAACGAGATCCTCGGCTTCGCCCATGAACTGGGCGTGGAGATGGTCGTCATCCTGGGCGCGTTGCTGGGTGACACCCCGCACACCCGCCCGGTGCCGGTCAGCGGGGTGACCTCGGACGCCGATCTGGCGCGGACGATGGACCTGGAGGAGACGAAGTACGAGGGTCCGACGGGGATCGTGGGCATCCTGCAGGAGGCCTGCACCCACGCCGGGGTGCCGGCGGTGTCCCTGTGGGCGGCGGTGCCGCACTACGTCTCGCAGCCGCCGAACCCGAAGGCGACGCTGGCGCTGCTGAACCGCCTGGAGGATCTGATCGACATCCGGATCCCGCTGGGCGAACTCCCCGAGGACGCACGGGCGTGGCAGCTGGGCGTGGACCAACTGGCCGCCGAGGACAGCGAGGTGGCCGAGTACGTCCAGACGCTGGAGGAGGCCCGCGACACGGCCGACCTGCCGGAGGCCTCGGGCGACGCGATCGCCCGCGAGTTCGAGCGGTACCTTCGGCGGCGTGACCCCGCGGCGCCGTCGGCCGAGCCGGGCGACGGCTCGTACCTGCGGGACACGAGCGGGGGCCTCCCCCGCCCCCCGAAGCGCAAGCCGGACCCCGCCGGGGGCGAACCCCCGGCGGCCCCGCCGGAAGAGGACGGCCCCCCGGAGGCACCGGAGACGTAGCCCGCGCGGCGCCGCGGCGCGAGCGCCCCGGGCTGCGCCCGGCCTTGCGGGGCTGTATTTCAGCCCGTCCGGCGATTGAGGACCGGGTCCGGGCAGCGCCCGGCCCGTCCCCGTCCCGCGGAAAGGGAGATGCCCCCGGCCCGGTGGGCCAGGGGCATCAGTGTCGCTGCGGCCGGGTTACAGGGCCACGCCCAGGAGGGCGTCCACCGTGCGCGAGACCAGGCCGGGGGCCGACTCGTCGTCGCCGTCCGTGGCGATCTGGTGCTCGACCCAGCGGTCCACGGCCGCCAGCGCGGCAGGGGCGTCCAGGTCGTTCGCCAGGGCCTCGCGGACCTCCTCGACCAGGGCGTCGGCCGGGATGCCGTCCGGGCGGGAGACGGCCGCGCGCCAGCGCTCCAGCCGGGCCACGGCCTCGGCGAGGATCTCGTCGGTCCACTCCCAGTCGGCCCGGTAGTGGTGCGAGAGCAGCGCCAGGCGGATGGCCGCCGGGTCCACCCCGGAGCGCCGCAGGGCCGATACGAAGACGAGATTGCCCTTCGACTTCGACATCTTCTCGCCGTGCAGCGCGACCATGCCGGCGTGCACGTACGCCTTGGCCATCGGGAACTCGCCGGTCAGCGCCTGGGCGTGCGAGGCGCCCATCTCGTGGTGCGGGAACGCCAGGTCGGAGCCGCCGCCCTGGATGTCGAAGCCCATGCCCAGGTGGTCGAGGGCGATCGCCACGCACTCGATGTGCCAGCCCGGCCGGCCGCGGCCCAGCGAGCCGCCGTCCCAGCTCGGCTCGCCCGGACGTGCGGCCATCCACAGCATCGGGTCCAGCGGGTTCTTCTTGCCGGCGCGGTCGGGGTCGCCGCCCCGCTCCGCCGAGAGCAGCCGCATGGCTTCGGCGTCGAGGTGGGAGACCCCGCCGAAGTGCGGGTCGGCCTCGACCGAGAAGTAGACGTCGCCGTCGAGCTCGTACGCGGCGCCGGCGTCGCGCAGCCGCTCGACCAGCGGCACGATTCCCGGTATGGCCTCGACGGCCCCGATGTAGTGCTGCGGCGGCAGCATCCGCAGGGCCGTCATGTCCTCGCGGAAGAGCGCGGTCTCGCGCTCCGCCAGCTCGGTCCAGTCCTGGCCGTCGCGCAGTGCCCGCTCCAGGAGCGGGTCGTCCACGTCCGTCACGTTCTGGACGTAGTGGACCTGCCGCTTGGTGTCGAGCCACACGCGTTGTACGAGGTCGAACGCGTTGTAGGTCGCCGCGTGACCGATGTGGGTCGCGTCGTACGGGGTGATGCCGCAGACGTAGATACGGGCGACGGGACCGGGGGCGAGGGTGATCGTCCCCCGGGTCGCGGAGTCGTGGATCTGGAGGTCGCGGCCCTTGCCAGGAAGGGCGGGGACCTCAGAAGCGGGCCAGGCATGCATGTCTCGAGCCTAACCGGACGGATGTTCCGGAAACGAACTGGACCTGCACTGTTGTCTTGATCGGCACTCTTGCGATCTGGCCGATTCTGTGCGTACGGCCGGTGGCTGGTTCAGACCGGTGGCCAGGGGATCGACGGCCACTGCCCGGACGGCCGGGGGTGGATCCCGGTGCGCAGCAGGTGCGCCACCCGGGCCCGTACGGCGGCCAGCTCGACCGGGGTGATCAGTTCCGCCAGCCGGGTGGCCAGCGGCGCTCCCCCGGCCAGCCCGGCGGCCAAGCCGGTCAGCACCTCGCGCGCCTCGTCGGTCAGCGGCTCGCCCGCCCACCCCCACAGGAGGGTGCGCAGCTTGTCCTCGGTGTGGAAGGTCACCCCGTGGTCGATGCCGTAGAGCCGTCCGTCGGGCGCGGGCAGCAGGTGGCCGCCCTTGCGGTCACCGTTGTTGATCACGGCGTCCAGTACGGCCATCCGCCGCAGCCGGGGGTCGTCGGCGTGCACGAGCAGCGCGGTGCGGCCCTCACCGACCTCGGCGAGGGCGACGGGCTTCCAGCCCTCCCCCGCCTCCTCGCCGTCGACGAGCCCGAGGAGCCCGCCCAGCGGGGAGTCCTCGGCCGGCTGCTCCGCCTCGATCCACCGCTGGACCATGCCCTCGCCGTAGGGTCCGTCGCGCAGCACGGTGGCCGGTACCAGTCCCCAGCCGGTGGCCTCGGAGACGAGGTAGGCGGCGACCTCGCGCTGGGCGAGGTTCCCGTCGGGGAAGTCCCACAGCGGCCGCTCCCCCTTGACCGGCTTGTACACGCAGTCGGCGCTCAGGTCGCCGTGGGTGACGCTGCAGAGCAGGACGGCGTTGGACGCCTCGCGGATCCGGCCGACGACGGTGAGCTCGCCCTTGGCGAGCAGTTCCTCCAGCTCCCCCGTGTCCGTCACGCCTGGCGCCGGTAGCCGTTCTGGCGCGGGCACACGTGCCCCTCCGGGTCCAGCGGCAGGCTGCACAGCGGGCACGGCGGGCGGCCGGCGTTGACCACGTCCAGGGCCCGCTTGGCGAACGCCCGGGCCTGGGCGCCGGTGAGGCGGACCCGCAGCATCGGCGGGCCGTTCTCCTCGTCCTGGAGCAGCCGCTCCTCCGCGTCGGCGAGGTCCTCGTCGGAGTCGGCGTCGAGTTCCACGAGCGCCTGGGCCTCGACGATCATGCGCTGTTCCTCGCCGTCCCAGGCCAGGGCCATGGTGCCGACGCGGAACTCCTCGTCGACCGGGACATCGAGCGGCGCCGTGTCGGCGGCCTCGGCGGGGGCGACGGCCGGGACCGGGGCATTGCCGCCGGTGCGCCGTACGACCTCGTCCAGCAGCTCGTCCATCCGCTCGGCCAGCGCCGCTACCTGGGTCTTCTCCAGGGAGACGCTGGTGACGCGGGGGCCGGCGGAGGCCTGCAGGAAGAACGTACGGCGTCCCGGCAGACCGACCGTGCCGGCCACGAAGCGGTCCGGGGGGTCGTAGAGGAACACCTGACGGGGCACGTCCAGTCTCCAAGTCTCGGCGGCAGGGGCAGGTCTGTGCCCTTGTGTTGGCCCGTCCACCCTACTGCGCCGCGCGATCAAGCCGCGCCCGCACCGCCTCCCACGACGGCGTTCCCGGCGTCTTCGGTGTCCTTGTCCGACGCGACGACCTCGGGTGCGGCCGGGCGCCGTACGAGCGAGCCGAAGTCCCCGGTGTCGCCGAGCCGGAACACGAACGGCCGGGTGGCGGTGTACCGGATGGCGGTCACCGAGCAGGGGTCGACGTGGATGCGCTGGAAGAGGTCCAGGTGCATGCCCAGGGCGTCCGCGACAAGGGACTTGATGATGTCGCCGTGCGAGCACATCAGGAAGACGGCGTCGCTGCCGTGCTCCTGCTCGATCCGGGTGTCCCAGTCCCGTACGGCGTCCACGGCGCGCGCCTGCATGGCGCGCATGGACTCGCCGCCGGGGAAGGCGGCCGCCGACGGGTGCTGCTGGACGATCTTCATCAGGGGTTCGTCGGAGAGCTCGGAGAGTTTGCGGCCGGACCAGTCACCGTAGTGGCATTCGCCGATCCGCTCGTCGGTGTGCAGTTCCAGCTCGGGCCGGGCCGCGAGCAGGGGCGCGAGGGTCTCCCGGCAGCGCTGGAGCGGACTGGTGACGGCGGCGGCCAGCGGCACCCCGGCCAGCCGGCCGGGCAGTGCGGCGGCCTGCTCGGCGCCGCGCTCGTCGAGGGCCACTCCGGGGGTCCATCCGGCGAGCAGCCCTGCGGTGTTGGCGGTGGACCGCCCGTGTCGTACGAGGATCAGCGTGGCCATGGGGTCAGCGTATGCGCTGTCGGGGGCGTGCGGGCTGGCCGTGGGCAGGGAAGAATGCCCCGCGTGATTGTGGACTGCGCGATTTACCGGGACGGCCGCCGCACCGAGGGGCCCGAGGATTTCTCGGACGCCCTGGACGAGGCCCGGGCGACCGGTGACGCGTTCCTCTGGATCGGCATGCACGAGCCGACGGCGAAGGAATTCGACCATGTCCGCCAGGAGTTCGGCCTGCACCCGCTGGCGGTGGAGGACGCGCTGACCGCGCACCAGCGCCCGAAGCTGGAGGTGTACGACGATTCGCTGTTCGTCGTCCTCAAGCCGGTGCAGTACGCCGAGGACACCGACACGGTGACCGCGGGCGAGCTGATGGTCTTCATAGGGGACTCGTTCGTGGTCACGGTCCGGCACGGCGAGGGGGCCCCGCTGGCCGCCGTGCGGCACCGGCTGGAGCAGGAGCCGGACGTGCTGCGGCACGGCCCGACGGCGGTGCTGTACGCGGTGTCCGACGCGGTGGTCGACCACTACATCGAGGTGGCCGCCGAGCTCCAGGCGGACCTGGAGGAGCTGGAGGCCGACGTCTTCGCGCCGAACGCCTCGGACACGAAGAACACCGCCGCCCGGATCTACGGGTTCAAGCGGCAGGTACTGGAGTTCCGCCGGGCCACGAGCCCGCTGCTCCAGCCGATGGACCGGCTCGCCTTCGGGGAGGTCCCCTTCGTCCACGAGCACGCCCAGCCGTTCTTCCGCGACGTGGCCGACCACCTGACCAAGGCCAACGAGTACATCGAGGGCCTGGACCGGCTGCTGTCGGACGCGCTGTCGGCGCATCTCGCGCAGATGGGCCTGCGGCAGAACGACGACATGCGCAAGATCTCGGCGTGGGCGGCGATGGCGGCCGTCCCCACGATGGTGGCGGGGATCTACGGCATGAACTTCGACCACATGCCGGAGCTGGGGCACGTGTGGGGCTATCCGGCGGTACTGGTGGTCATGGCGGCCGCGTGCCTGGGCCTGCACCGGATGTTCAAGCGCCGGGGCTGGCTCTGAGTTCCCGCCCGCGCGGGGCGTGGCCGACCCTGGGCTCGGTGGCCGGCGGGCCGCCGAGGGCGTCCAGGCGTTCCGGCATCCGCAGGTTCACCATCCGGTGCCAGCCGCTGAACCGCTCGTAGGCGTACATCCCGTGGATTCCGGCGGTGAGCGCGGCCGCCTTCGGCGCGGGCCAGTGCAGCAGCCGTCCCATGTGGTCCATGACGGCGAGGCTCACGTCGCGGTAGACGGTGATCTCGGCGAGCGCGCTCTCGCGGAGCACCCGCTGGATGGTGCGGCCGTAGCCGGACCGGGCCAGACGCAGCAGTTCCTCGTGGCAGTAGGCGAGGTGGTTGTCCTCGTCGTGGCTGATCATGTGGATCGCCCTGCCCACCTCGGGGTGGTCGCCGAAGTACCTGACGAGCATGTCCATCTGGTCGGCGGCGCGCTGTTCGGTGACGCGGCTGTGCGCGAGGTAGACGACGATGTCCTCCTCGGTCAGCGCTTCCTCCCGGCGCAGCTTTTCGTGCGCGAGGCCGATGCCGCGCCGCTCCAGCAGCATCGTGTAGTCCGTCTCGGGGGGTACCGGGACGGACGGCAGGCCGCGTTTGCGCAGCAGGGCGTCGAAGATCCGGCCGTGCTTGTCCTCGTCGGCGCCGTGCCGGGTGATCTTCGGCGCGAGGTGGCGCATGCCGTCCGGCACGAGGGCCGCGATGCGGGCGTTCTCCCAGCCGCCCTGGGTCTCCCCGCTCGCGGCGATGGAGCAGAACAGCTGGAAGGAGTCGTCGTTGTCGACGATCTCCTGGAACAGGCTGCGGGCAGAGAGCATGGAACGAGTCAAACGCCGGTCGGCGGGGCGGGCAACCGAAAGGTCTCACTACTCGTCCGAATGAACGAAATCGGGGGGTGGACCGCCGCGCGTAACCCGGCGGGCGTCTGCGGCGTTGTTCGCTGTGTCGGCCGTGGCGGGGAAGACCCCCCGAGCCCCCACCACGGCCGCAGAACGTTCTGCCGGCGCGGACCGCGCCGGCACCCGGATCAGGCGAGGCCCGCGAGCTCCATGGCCTCGGTGCCGGCGCGCAGCGCGGCGATCCGCTCGTCCAGGGTGAATCCGGCCGGGGCGAGCGTGAGGGTGGTGACCCCGGCCTCCGCGTAGGCCCGCATTCCGTCCGCGATCCGGGCGACCGGGCCGAGCAGGGTCGTCGAGTCGATCAGCGAGTGCGGGACGGCCTCGGCCGCGCCGTTCTTGTCGCCCGCCAGGTACTTGTCCTGGATCTCGGCGGCTTCCTTCTCGTAGCCCATGCGCTGGGCCAGCTGGTTGTAGAAGTTCTGCTTCCGGCTGCCCATGCCGCCCACGTACAGGGCGGTGTAGGGGCGGAACATGTCCGCGAGCGCGTTCACGTCCTCGCCGAGGGCCAGCGGCACGGTCGGGCAGACGTCGAAGCCCTCCATGGTCAGCCCGGCCTTCTCGCGGCCCGCCCGGATGTGGGTGAGCGCGGTGGCCTCCAGGTGCTCGGCGGCCGGGAAGATCAGCAGCGCGCCGTCGGCGATCTCGCCGGTCTGCTCCAGGTTCTTGGGCCCGATGGCGGCGATGTAGAGCGGGATGTGCTCGCGCTCGGGGTGCACGGTCAGCTTGAGCGGCTTGCCGGGGCCGCCCGGCAGCGGCAGGGTCCAGTGCTGGCCCTCGTAGCTCAGCCGCTCGCGGGTCATGGCCTTGCGGACGATCTCCACGTACTCGCGGGTGCGGGCCAGCGGCTTGTCGAACTTGACGCCGTACCAGCCCTCGGAGACCTGCGGGCCGGAGACGCCGAGGCCGAGCCGGAAGCGGCCCTTGGTGAGCGAGTCGAGGGTGGCCGCGGTCATGGCGGTCATCGCGGGCTGGCGGGCCGGGATCTGGAGGATCGCCGAACCGACGTCGATGCGCTCGGTCTGGGCGGCGACCCAGGCGAGCACGGTCGGGGCGTCCGATCCGTAGGCCTCGGCGGCCCAGCAGACGTCGTAACCCAGGCGGTCGGCCTCCTGGGCGACGGCGAGGTTGTCGGCGTCCATGCCCGCGCCCCAGTAACCAAGATTGATGCCGAGCCGCATGTGTTCGTCCCCTTACCGGTTTACCGATCAGTAACGTTGGTGTGCGGGGACTGTAGCGCGCCAGGGTGCTCCGCGTCAGCGCCCCAGTAGTCTCAGCGCTCATGGAGCAGAGGCATCTCGGCCGCACCGGACTGCGCGTCTCCCGGATCGGCCTCGGCACCCTCACCTGGGGCCGCGACACCGGCGAGGAAGCCGCCGCCGAGCAGGTGAAGACCTTCTGGGAGGCCGGCGGCACGCTCGTCGACACCGCCGACGTGTACGCCGGCGGTGAGGCGGAGTACCTCCTCGGGCGGCTGGTGGGCGGGCTCGTCCCGCGCCGGGACCTGGTGATCGCCACCAAGTCCGGCAGCGTGCCCGACCCCGACCGGAGGTTCGACGGCTCGCGCGGGCACCTGCTCGCCGCCCTCGACGCCTCGCTGGACCGGCTGGGCACCGACTACGTCGACCTGTGGCAGCTGCACGGCTTCGACCCGGCGACCCCGTTGGAGGAGACCCTGCAGGCGCTGGACCTGGCGGTGAGCAGTGGCCGGGCCCGGTACGCGGGTCTGGCGGGCTTCTGCGGCTGGCAGCTGGCCAAGGCGGCGACCTGGCAGCTCTCGGCCCCCGGCGTGCGCGCCCGGATCGCCTCGACCCAGATGGAGTACTCCCTGCTCCAGCGCGGGGTGGAGCGGGAGGTGCTGCCGGCCTCGCTGGACCTCGGGATCGGTCTGCTGCCCTCGTCGCCCCTGGGGCGCGGGGTGCTGACGGGCAAGTACCGCGACGGCACCCCGTCGGACTCCCGGGGGGCCTCGGAATCCCTGGCCGCCCTGGTCGACCCGTACCTCGACGAGGCCGCGGGCCGGATCGTGGACGCGGTGGTGACGGCGGCCCAGGGGCTGGCCGTGACCCCGCTGCACGTGGCCCTGGCGTGGATCAGGGACCGGCCCGGGGTGGTGGCGCCGATCGTCGGCGCGCGGACGTCGGCGCAGCTCGCGGCGGCACTGTCGGTGGAGGCCCTTAGTCTTCCGGAGGAGATCTGCCGGGCGCTGGACGATGTTTCGGTTCCGGTGCACCGCTACCCCGATCAGGACTGGAGCACGCTGTGAGTACGGACCCTCAGGCCGATACCGCTGCCGCGGAGGACCCGGCCACCCAGGAGGCCGAGCCGTCCGCAGCCGCCGAAGCGGAAGCGGCCCCCGAAGGCACGCCCGAGCCCGCGCCGGCCGAGCCCGCGCCCGCGGCGGGCTCGGCGGCGCCCGCGTCCGCCGAGCCCGCCGCGGGCGAAGCGGCTCCCGCCCTCAGCGAGGCGCAGGCCGAGCTGGCCGCGCAGAAGATCGAGCGGGAACGGATCGCGCGGCGCAAGGCCGAGCGGGAGGCACCCGTCGAGGCCGGGGCGAAGCTCAGCGGAAAGGCCGCCGACCTGCTGGCCGCCGTACGGGCCGTGGAGGGCGGCGCGAAGCCCCCCGCCGTGTACTTCGACGAGGCCCCGGCCGCGCCCCGCAGGGCAGCGCCCTCCGCACCCCCGGCCCCGCGCGCCGGAGCCCCGGCAACCGTGGCCGCGCCCGCGCCCTCCGCCGACACCGTCGAGGGCGTACGGGCCGTACTGGCCCGCGGGGGTGCCCCCGAGACCCTGGCCGGCCCCGCCGCGGCGGCCCTCGGCGAGGACGCCGCCGGGCAGCTCACCGAGAACCCCTGGCGGCTGCTGTCGGTCCCGGCCGTGCTCCCGGCCCAGGCCGACGGCTTCGCACGGGCCCTGCTGGGCTCCGAGGCCGGCCCCGGGGACGAGCGCCGCACCACCGTCCTGGTGGGCTGGCTGCTGGACCGGGCCGGACTGAAGGGGCACACCGCGCTGGAGGCCCCGGTGCTGGAGAAGGCGCTGGCCCAGTACGGCGTACCGGACCCCGCCGCAGCGCTGGAGCAGGCCATCGCCGAGGGCTCCGTACTGGTCTTCCACGAGTCCCTGGGGCCGCCGGTCGCCGAAGACTCCGAGGACGCGACGGACGCGGAGCAGCCGGTACGCGTGCTCGTGGGCCTGGAGGGCGCCGCCATGGCCGAGGAGAGCCTTGCCGACGGCCTGGCCCGGCTGGCCGCCGGTACGTTCGACGGGTCCGCGGACTGGGAGCCGGCCGCCGCGGCCGCGCCCGGCCCGTCCGCCGCCGAACTGATCCGCACGGTCGCGGGCCACGGCCTGACCGCCCACACCGGTGGCGAGGCCGCCCGTGCCGAGCCGTTCGCCCTGGCCGGGGCGGCGCGGGAGCTGGGCCTGCGCGTCTGCGTGGCCGCGCACGCCCCGGGCGGCCAGGACGCGGTGACCGTGGCGGGGCTGCTGTCCGGGGCCGAGGGGCCCGGGCGGGACGCGGACGGGCAGTTCGCGCTGGACCTGCTGGTGGTGCTGGACGCCCCGCAGCTGGGCGTGGAGACCGCGGCCGCGCTGGTGGAGTCCGTACCGGACGGGGCCCGGCTGGTGCTGTCCGGGGACCCCGGGGTGCTCGGGTCCGCCGGGGCCGGGCGGGTGTTCGCCGATGTGCTGGCGGCCCGTACGTGCCCGCAGGTGGTCTCCCGCACCCCCGATCCGGGTCCCCTGGGCGAGCTCGTCTCCGGGGTCGGGATCGGGGAGCTGAACCAGGTCGACGCCCCCGGCAAGGAGGTCGTCATCGTCCCGGTGCAGGACGCCGGGGAGGCCGTGCACCGGACCGTGCAGCTGGTGGCCGAGTCGGTGCCGCGGGCCTTCGGGATCCCGGCGGACAGCGTGCAGGTGATCACCCCGGGCCATGGCGGCGCTGCGGGGACGCGGGCGCTCAACGCCGCGCTGAAGGAGCGGCTGAACCCCGGTCCGGGCCGGTTCGGGGGCTTCGACCCCGGCGACCGGGTCGTCCACGTGCCGTCCGCCGGGCGGGCCCTGCCGGCCCGGGTGGTCTCGGCCGACGCCGAGGGCCTGCACCTGGACCGCGCGGGCGCGCGGATCGTCGTGCCGAAGGACCTCGTCGAGGCCCAGGTGCGGCACGGCTGGGCGGTGACGGCACATCAGGCAGTGGGCGCGCGCTGGCCGGCGGTGGTCGTAGTACTGCCGGGTGACGCGGCGCAGGCACTGTCGCGGGACTGGGTCTACACGGCGTTCGGGCGGGGCGAGCGGCACCTGTCCGTGGTGCACGGGGTGGACCAGGCGCTGCCGCGCGCGGTGGCCGAGGTGCCCGCGAAGCCCCGTACGACGCGGCTGACGGGCCTGCTGACGGCGCTGGCGACGTCCGGCGAGCAGCCGGAGTGAAACCGGCCGTGGCCCCCGCCCGGGAGGGCGGGGGCCACGGTGTCCGGCACGGGTGGGGCCGCGATCAGGCCGGGGTCAGTCCCGGCTGTGCGGCCTCCTCGCCCTCCTCGTCGAACTCGTCGGCCTCCTCGTCGAAGACGGAGCTGACGTCGAAGCGGTGCAGCACGTCCTGCGGGTCGATGTGCCCGAAGGGCGAGCCCAGCCACTCCCCCGGTTCCGCCACTTCCTCCGAGGCCGCGATCCAGAGCGTGGCGTCGCCCTCCTCCAGCCCGAAGTCCTTGTAGCGGGAGGCGATCTCATCGGGCTCGTACTCCCCGAAGAGGACCCCCAGCGCGTCGGCGCTGCCGCCGTCGTGGACGAAGTCGGCGTCCTGGTCGTGCGCTGCGACCCGCTCGGCCTGGGCGATCAGCCGCGCCGGTTCGACCACGGCGTAGTCGCGGCGGATGAGCACGCTGAAGGCGGCGGGCTCGGCGGGGCCGGCGTAGGGGACTCCGTCCTCGGGCGTGGGGATCTCGAAGGGGGTGACCTCGTCGTAGCGGTCGTAGAGGAGTTCGTCGTACACCTCGGACGCGGCGGCGAGTTCGTTGAACGCGGCGTAGACGTCGGGGTCCTCGTCCCCGATCCTGCGCTCGACCGCGGCGAGGTGACGGTCGAGCGCGGCCTTGACCGCCTCGGCGGCGGCGCGTACCTCGGCAACAGTGGGAAGAGCGGCATCAGACATAGGGCAGACGCTATCCGTAGCAGGCCTCTGCCCGCACAATAGATGCGATGCCGGAATACGAATTTGTCGACGTGTACGTGCCCCGCGGTGTCCCTCGCAACGAGGCGACCCGCCTGCTGACCGACCATGCCGAGTACGGGAACTGGGAACTCGACCGGCTGAGCCTCTACCGGGACGGCAGCCGCCGTGTGCGACTGCGCCGCCGGATCATCCGTCAGGTCCGCGCGACCTGGTGACGCGGGCCCCGGGGGCGGGGCCCGCGCCGTGAACGTCCGTCAGGCGGCGTTGCGGGCACGGCGGTAGAGCACCGTGCCGGCGAGCAGCAGGCCACCCGCGAGCGGGAGGCCGGCGGTGAGGACGTCACCGGAGCCGGTGGCGGCGAGACCGCCCGTCTGACCCGGGGTGTTGCTCCCGGCCCCCGGGCCGGGGTGCGTGACCGGGGTGCCCGGAACGGTGCCGGGGGTACCGGGCGTACCGGGACCGCCCGGATTACCGGGAGTGCCCGGCCCACCCGGGTTACCGGGACCACCGGGGTTGCCCGGCCCACCGGGGTTACCGGGACCGCCCGGGTTGCCCGGGCCACCGGGGTTGCCGGGACCGTCCGGGTTACCGGGACCACCGGGGTTACCCGGTCCGCCAGGGTTACCGGGCCCACCCGGGTTACCGGGACCGCCGGGGTTACCGGGACCGCCGGGGTTACCCGGCCCGCCGGGGTTGCCCGGCCCGCCCGGGTTGCCGGGACCGCCGGGGTTGTCCGGGTGGTCGTCGCACGGTTCGTCGCCGCCGCCCGGGTGACCGGGGTGTCCGGGGTGGTTCGGCTTCGGCGGCTTGGGCGGCTTCGGCTTGCTGTGGCCCGATCCATTGGCGCAGTGGTTGCCGAAGGCAGGATTGAGGGCGCCCACCACCGTGATGGTGTTCCCGCAGGCGTTCACCGGTGCGTCCACGGGCGCCTGCACGTTGTTACCGGACAGCAGGCCCGGTGAGTTCGCGGCGTGCCCCGAGGCGCCGGAGTCCGCGTGTGCGTAGCCCCCGCCCATGGCGAGGACACCCCCCGCGGCAGCCATGGTGATCAGGGTCTTCCTGGTGACCTGTGCCGGTCGTCG is drawn from Streptomyces sp. NBC_01232 and contains these coding sequences:
- a CDS encoding ATP-dependent DNA helicase; this encodes MEHAVSTDPQADTAAAEDPATQEAEPSAAAEAEAAPEGTPEPAPAEPAPAAGSAAPASAEPAAGEAAPALSEAQAELAAQKIERERIARRKAEREAPVEAGAKLSGKAADLLAAVRAVEGGAKPPAVYFDEAPAAPRRAAPSAPPAPRAGAPATVAAPAPSADTVEGVRAVLARGGAPETLAGPAAAALGEDAAGQLTENPWRLLSVPAVLPAQADGFARALLGSEAGPGDERRTTVLVGWLLDRAGLKGHTALEAPVLEKALAQYGVPDPAAALEQAIAEGSVLVFHESLGPPVAEDSEDATDAEQPVRVLVGLEGAAMAEESLADGLARLAAGTFDGSADWEPAAAAAPGPSAAELIRTVAGHGLTAHTGGEAARAEPFALAGAARELGLRVCVAAHAPGGQDAVTVAGLLSGAEGPGRDADGQFALDLLVVLDAPQLGVETAAALVESVPDGARLVLSGDPGVLGSAGAGRVFADVLAARTCPQVVSRTPDPGPLGELVSGVGIGELNQVDAPGKEVVIVPVQDAGEAVHRTVQLVAESVPRAFGIPADSVQVITPGHGGAAGTRALNAALKERLNPGPGRFGGFDPGDRVVHVPSAGRALPARVVSADAEGLHLDRAGARIVVPKDLVEAQVRHGWAVTAHQAVGARWPAVVVVLPGDAAQALSRDWVYTAFGRGERHLSVVHGVDQALPRAVAEVPAKPRTTRLTGLLTALATSGEQPE
- a CDS encoding DUF5703 family protein, yielding MPEYEFVDVYVPRGVPRNEATRLLTDHAEYGNWELDRLSLYRDGSRRVRLRRRIIRQVRATW
- a CDS encoding chaplin — translated: MRRPAQVTRKTLITMAAAGGVLAMGGGYAHADSGASGHAANSPGLLSGNNVQAPVDAPVNACGNTITVVGALNPAFGNHCANGSGHSKPKPPKPPKPNHPGHPGHPGGGDEPCDDHPDNPGGPGNPGGPGNPGGPGNPGGPGNPGGPGNPGGPGNPGGPGNPGGPGNPDGPGNPGGPGNPGGPGNPGGPGNPGGPGNPGGPGTPGNPGGPGTPGTPGTVPGTPVTHPGPGAGSNTPGQTGGLAATGSGDVLTAGLPLAGGLLLAGTVLYRRARNAA